GCCCACGCTGCTGGTGTGCCCGATGTCGCTCGTCGGCAACTGGCAGCGGGAGGCCGCGACGTTCGCGCCGGAGCTGCGGCTGCACGTGCACCACGGCGCCGAGCGCGCCCGGGGCGACGAGTTCACCGCCGCCGTCGCAGCGGCGAACCTGGTGCTCACCACCTACTCGGTGGCCGCCCGGGACGCCGTCGACCTGGCCGGCGTCGACTGGCACCGGGTGGTGGTGGACGAGGCACAGGCGATCAAGAACGCCGCGACCCGCCAGGCCGAGGCGGTCCGGTCACTGCCCGCGCGGCACCGGGTCGCAGTCACGGGTACGCCGGTGGAGAACCGCCTCGCCGACCTCTGGTCCATCATGCAGTTCGCCAACCCGGGGCTGCTCGGCCCGGCCGCCACGTTCCGCAAGCGGTTCGCCGAACCGATCGAGCGGCACGGCGACGCCGAGGTCGCCGAACGGCTGCGCCGGGTCACCGGCCCGTTCGTGCTGCGCCGGCTCAAGACCGACCCGTCGATCATCACCGACCTGCCGGAGAAGCTGGAGATGGAGGTGCTCTGCAACCTCACCGCCGAGCAGGCCGCTCTCTACCGGGCCGTGGTCGACGACATGATGGCGAAGATCGAGTCCAGTGACGGGATCGAGCGCCGGGGGCTGGTGCTGGCCACCATGACCCGGCTCAAGCAGGTCTGCAACCACCCGGCCCAACTGCTGCACGACGGCTCCGCCCTGGCCGGGCGCTCGGGCAAGCTGGAACGCCTCGACGAGATCGTCGACGAGGTGCTCGCGGCGGGCGAGAAGGCGCTGCTGTTCAGCCAGTACGCCGAATTCGGCGGGATGCTGCGCGGGCACCTCTCGGCGCGTACCGGAAGGGAGGTGGTGTTCTTGCACGGCGGCGTCGGCAAGGCCGAGCGGGACGCCATGGTGGCGCGGTTCCAGTCCCCGGACGGGCCGCCGCTGTTCGTGCTCTCGCTGAAGGCCGGCGGCACCGGGCTCACCCTGACCGCGGCCAACCACGTGGTGCACGTGGACCGCTGGTGGAACCCGGCGGTCGAGGACCAGGCCACCGACCGGGCGTTCCGCATCGGCCAGCGCCGGCGGGTGCAGGTACGCAAGTTCGTCTGCGCCGGCACGGTGGAGGAGAAGGTGGCCGCCATGATCGCCGAGAAGCGGAGCCTGGCCCGGTCGGTGGTGGGCAGCGGTGAGCAGTGGGTGACCGAGCTGTCCACCGACACGCTGCGCGAACTGTTCACGTTGGAGTCGGGGGCGGTGGTCGAGTGACCACGGGACGCTTCGAGGACTTCGGGCCGCCGCGGCGGGTCGAAGGTGGACTGCGGGCGCGCAGCACCCGGGGCGCGATCGGGCAGTCCTGGTGGTCCCGGCGTTTCCTGGAGGTGCTGGAGTCGTTCGCGCTCGGCTCCCGGCTGACCCGTGGCCGGGCGTACGCGCGCCGGGGCCAGGTGCTCCGGCTGGACGTCTCGCCGGGGCTGGTCACCGCCGAGGTGCAGGGGTCCCGGCCGCGCCCGTACCCGGTGCGGATCGGGCTTCCGGCGTACCCGGAGAAGGTCTGGCGGCGGGTGGAGGCGGAGCTGGCGGGGCAGGCGTTCTTCAGCGCCCGGCTGCTCGCCGGTGACCTGCCGGCGGAGTTGGAGGAGCTGTTCGACGCGGCGGGCGCGCCGCTGTTCCCGGCCGACGTCGACGAGCTGGCGCAGCGGTGCGGTTGTCCCGACTTCGCGGTGCCGTGCAAGCATCTGGCGGCGACCTTCTACCTGCTGGCCGAGGCGTTCGACGCCGACCCGTTCCAGTTGCTGCACTGGCGCGGCCGGTCCCGCGGCGACCTGCTCGACCGGCTGCGTACGCTGCGCGGTGTCCGCCCCGGCGGCACGGTTCCGGCCGCGCCGCCCGGGACCTCGGCGGACCTGGCCGCGCCGGCCGGTGTCGCGGCGGCCGGTACCGCGGCGGCCGGGACTGCGGCGGCCGGTGTCGCGCCGGCCGGGACTGCGGCGGCGGCCGGCGACGCGGCGGAGCTGGCTTCGGTTGGTGGGCCGCCGGTCGCGGCGTCGCCGGTGGCCGGCGCCGGGCGGGTGCTGGCCGGGCTGCCGGCGGTCGACCCGGCGGCGGAGGTGGACCGGTTCTGGCTCGCCCCGGTGCCGCTGCCCGACCGTCCGCCCACCCTGGACACCGGCTCGGAGTTGCTGCTGCGGCAGTTGCCCCCGCCCGGCCCGGAGATCGGCGGTCCGGGCCTGGCCGAGCGGCTGCGCCGGGCGTACCGGGAGTTCGGGCGCCTGCCGAACGGTTAAGCGGGGGCCCCTCCTATACCGGAGGCGTTAAGCGGGGGCCCCTCCTTACGCTCACATCAGGCGGCGGCGGAAGCGCCACATCACGGCGGCGTTGGCGACCAGCACCATGGCGCAGATCGCCCCGGCCAACCGCCCGGCAAGCACGGTCATCGCCGGCAGCGAGGCCCACAGCACGATTGTCAGCAGCATCATGTACCGGCCCCGGCGGCCCCGGACCCGGTTGTCCAACCGGGCGAAGAACCGCGGATCGCTCTCCCGTAGCTGGCGGGTGATCTGTGCGAACCTGCGCTGATCCTCTTGGCTGAGCATGGCGATGCCTTCCCCTCACGGCTTCAGCGGTTCGGCGGCATACCCGAATTCCCGCCCTCTCACGCCCCCCGCCCCGCGCGGCATGCGCCCTGTTTCACGGAAAGAGTGGCCATCCGCGCGCGGACAGGCACTCTTTCCGTGAATGGCCGGGGAGGGGGAGTGCGGGGCGGAGGGGTAGGAGGGGCTTAGCGGCGTCTTAAGTTTGTCTGAGGGCTTGAACGTGGGTGGGATGGGCGATGCGGGGCTGAACCGCGCGTTCGGGCGGTCGGCGGGCAGGTCGGCCCTGCTCCGGGGGGTGCCGGCCGGAGTGTGGGCCCGGGGTGGGCCGCCCCGGGGCCTGAGCACCGTCTTAAGTGCGCCCACGAGCCGGTCGGGGTCGCCTTGAGCTGCGGCGGAGGCGTGGCTACTTTCCCGTAACAACTCTCCGGCAACCGTCGCCGCCCCTCCCACCCAACCCCCGGGTGGCAGGCGTGCCGGCGCTCGAAGAAAACGGGATAGGTACATGGCCGACCTGAACGTGCCACCGCGTCGACCCCGGGACGACCGCGGCTGGGACGGATACCAGCACCCCCACCCGGACGGGTACCGCGACCTGCACCCTGCCGCGCCGTACGCCGGCGGTCACCCCGCCCCGGCGCCGCAGCCCGCCCCGGGTCCGCAGTGGGTCGGACCGAACGGCTTCGCCCAGCCCGCCGGCGGGTACGTGCCGGCGGCCGGCGGGCCCGGCTACACCCAGCCCGCCGGCGGGTACGTACCGCCGGCCGGCCCGGGACTGCCCCACTTCGACGACGACGAGGACGACGCCCCGCGTCGCGGCCGGCGTCGTGCCCTCGCCACGCTCGGCGGTGCGGCGGTGGTCGCCGGTGGCGCGGCCCTGGCCCTGTCCCCGCAGCTTCGTGGCCTGTTCACCGACGGCGCGGCGGCCGGTGACGCCACCGGCACGGTGACCACCGACGGCACCCAGGCCCGGCCCAGCGGCCAGCAGCCCAGCACGGTGCGCACCTACACCGAGCAGAACGAGAGCTACATGGGCTCCCGGGCGGGCGCGGCGCTCAAGCGCAACGCCCCGACCGGCGGCCGGCTCTTCGGCGGCCCGGCGGCAGCCGCCGCGGCGACCGAGGTGACCGTGAAGACGGTGCTCGCGAAGGACCCGATCCGGCACCTCGCCAGCCGGGCCACGTTCGGCCCAACGCCGAAGGTGATCGCCGACATCAAGAAGCTCGGCATCGACGACTGGCTGCGTCAGCAGTTGGAGCCGGAGAAGATCGCCCCGACGAAGGGCGAGCTGAAGCTGTCCGAGCTGCCCTCGCTCAAGCTCAGCCCGACGCAGCTCCGCGACCAGCGGGACCAGCTCAACGAGCGCGGCGTCGACCCGGCGCGGGAGACGGTGGACGCCACCATCGCCCGGCAGATCTGGTCCGACCGCCAGCTCTTCGAGGT
The genomic region above belongs to Micromonospora sp. WMMD1128 and contains:
- a CDS encoding SWIM zinc finger family protein; translated protein: MTTGRFEDFGPPRRVEGGLRARSTRGAIGQSWWSRRFLEVLESFALGSRLTRGRAYARRGQVLRLDVSPGLVTAEVQGSRPRPYPVRIGLPAYPEKVWRRVEAELAGQAFFSARLLAGDLPAELEELFDAAGAPLFPADVDELAQRCGCPDFAVPCKHLAATFYLLAEAFDADPFQLLHWRGRSRGDLLDRLRTLRGVRPGGTVPAAPPGTSADLAAPAGVAAAGTAAAGTAAAGVAPAGTAAAAGDAAELASVGGPPVAASPVAGAGRVLAGLPAVDPAAEVDRFWLAPVPLPDRPPTLDTGSELLLRQLPPPGPEIGGPGLAERLRRAYREFGRLPNG
- a CDS encoding DUF3040 domain-containing protein, which produces MLSQEDQRRFAQITRQLRESDPRFFARLDNRVRGRRGRYMMLLTIVLWASLPAMTVLAGRLAGAICAMVLVANAAVMWRFRRRLM